In Nicotiana tabacum cultivar K326 chromosome 19, ASM71507v2, whole genome shotgun sequence, one DNA window encodes the following:
- the LOC107789450 gene encoding probable cinnamyl alcohol dehydrogenase 1, translating to MGGLEVEKTTIGWAARDPSGVLSPYTYTLRNTGPEDVEVKVLYCGLCHTDLHQVKNDLGMSNYPLVPGHEVVGEVVEVGPDVSKFKVGDTVGVGLLVGSCRNCGPCKRDIEQYCNKKIWNCNDVYTDGKPTQGGFAKSMVVDQKFVVKIPEGMAPEQAAPLLCAGITVYSPLNHFGFKQSGLRGGILGLGGVGHMGVKIAKAMGHHVTVISSSNKKRQEALEHLGADDYLVSSDTDKMQEASDSLDYIIDTVPVGHPLEPYLSLLKIDGKLILMGVINTPLQFISPMVMLGRKSITGSFIGSMKETEEMLDFCKEKGVTSQIEIVKMDYINTAMERLEKNDVRYRFVVDVIGSKLDQ from the exons ATGGGTGGCTTGGAAGTTGAGAAAACAACTATTGGTTGGGCTGCTAGAGACCCTTCTGGTGTACTTTCACCTTATACCTATACTCTCAG AAACACAGGACCTGAAGATGTGGAAGTCAAAGTTTTGTATTGTGGGCTCTGCCACACTGATCTTCACCAAGTTAAAAATGATCTTGGCATGTCCAACTACCCTCTGGTTCCTGG ACATGAAGTGGTGGGAGAAGTGGTGGAGGTAGGACCAGATGTGTCAAAATTCAAAGTGGGGGACACAGTTGGAGTTGGATTACTCGTTGGAAGTTGCAGGAACTGCGGCCCTTGCAAGAGAGATATAGAGCAATATTGCAACAAGAAGATTTGGAACTGCAATGATGTCTACACTGATGGCAAACCCACCCAAGGTGGTTTTGCTAAATCCATGGTTGTTGATCAAAA GTTTGTGGTGAAAATTCCAGAGGGTATGGCACCAGAACAAGCAGCACCTCTATTATGTGCTGGTATAACAGTATACAGTCCATTGAACCATTTTGGTTTCAAACAGAGTGGATTAAGAGGAGGAATTTTGGGATTAGGAGGAGTGGGACACATGGGAGTGAAAATAGCAAAGGCAATGGGACATCATGTTACTGTCATTAGTTCTTCAAATAAGAAGAGACAAGAGGCATTGGAACATCTTGGTGCAGATGATTATCTTGTCAGTTCAGACACTGATAAAATGCAAGAGGCTTCTGATTCACTTGACTATATTATTGATACTGTCCCTGTTGGCCATCCTCTTGAACCTTATCTTTCTTTGCTTAAAATTGATGGCAAACTTATCTTGATGGGAGTTATCAACACCCCCTTGCAATTTATCTCTCCCATGGTTATGCTCG GGAGAAAGAGCATCACAGGAAGCTTTATTGGTAGCATGAAGGAAACAGAGGAAATGCTAGATTTCTGCAAAGAGAAAGGTGTGACTTCACAGATTGAGATAGTGAAAATGGATTATATCAACACTGCAATGGAGAGGTTGGAGAAAAATGATGTGAGGTACAGATTTGTGGTTGATGTTATTGGAAGCAAGCTTGACCAGTAA